gaaacacaaatttctgcattacacgagaattaatcaagcaaatgaaaccaaattgggcatattgaggtattagagtgcaataaatgtttctatggtggttatttTCTCCacactctctctaagggggttgGGGGGGGggtgtgctgccatacaaatgaaattcaaatttctgcattactcgagaattaacagCTGTCcattaatgaaaccaaatttgacatgtggcggttttagggtgcaataaatgtttttacggtggtgagacacacccgctctctaagggtgggctgtcatacaaatgaaatacaaatttcttcataactcgaaaactaatcaagcacaatttgggatgtgagggtttttgggtttgagaaatgtttctatgatggtatgacacccctccaaacatgacaattgaaaattttcggaaaaatctgaaggaaaaagggaaaattcgggaaattaaattcccatatgttctacaattacatagtgacaagtactGTTAGTCCagttgatgtttgcgctagcaaaattgatctttgttcgaaactggcaatggattttaatgtgatgaaacgcactcctatatcttcttctatctataccaaaataAGGATCCTcggatgtcaaaaaacaaattttgggcgggacgaagtttgccgggccagctagtACGTGATACAAGTATCAAATGCAGCATTGGTTCCACAGGCAATGAGAGAAGAGACAGAAAAAAATGCGTATTAAGCACCACCATTTTTCGATAGATCCCATAGATATTAGCATCAatcgatagggaatatttctactcaCTTATTACAACAAATAAAATTATACACTCTATAAAAATAACTATCGAACAGCTTCAAcaatgtcaagcattatttaaatgaaaatcccgcgttctgattggtgCTCCTCAGTTGCGTTGTAAAACAAGCAAGTAATGAAGCGGTAATTATGCAACATGTCACATCCCTTAGCGTTTAATGACCAGCAAATATAAAGATCGTGCTTGCGATCGATTctaattgttttcacataacaATCGATTTACTTAGCAATGGGATTCTTTTCTTGAACGCGAcactgattttgacgtaggactacgtcttacattaagggtgccaaatcagaaaacaggtcacgtttttatgaaataaagttaacgttaataactatttttgctgcgaactgattttaacgatttgcacaccaatctAATCGGAAAttgtctaagatttgtttgctatacattacaatcccatatatggtttaaattgatgaaaattggaagcattcccatttccccataaatttgttgtccatttgtgtgctttcccgaacagagctgtcaataacgggcaacttttACAgacgctagaatagaaacaacgaagggggatagcgaaaaaagaatatttgtGAAGTAAACtacacccttgcatagtaagtagctttgttgacggttttgaccgagagtcgagaagcgatttttcataaatggtcattctcgcgatgtttcgttCTAATCACTGCAACTGTGTACATctattagacgcgtgtttgatgcttgttgaatggcaatGCACGGAAATGGCTCTCGTTAGATACTCAGTGCAATTCgtgcattgaaaaaaataaacaaattgcgacatatgaccaattagtgtattgttctgacaAAGGCGAGAATGAATCGTTGCTTTTCGtattgattctacaaaaccacgcaagccattaaatctTTTCagagtccccggaacttttgacgtagaactatgtcttttaggaagggtgccaaatcagaaaacaggtcacgttttaatgaaataaagataacgttaataattattttcactgtgaataaattctcataatttgcatatcaatcggaTTAGaatttctctaagatttgtttgatatgttatacgttacaattcgctaatctctaaacggtgaaaattcatgaaaactggatgaacttcctttttccctttacatttgttttgccgatttgtgtgctaaacctacccgtatttcgattGCTTATAACTCCAACATTACTTAACAgatcggagagatgtttgcatctatTGATAGGACATATTTCTTTGCGTCTATCAcaactaataaaatattattttttatgagatgaacaattgaataactgtaaaatatcaagcgttattaaaacgccctaactgccacttTTTTGATTGGGCCGGTTtactgtttccccaacacagatttcaaaatcgatgtgcctgggggaatccgcttcgtcaaaacatgcaagtcgggggtattttttcccactaagctgtgtttccctaacacggacttcaaaattaatgtgcctgggggaatccgctttgcaaatacatgcaagtcgggagtcaTTTTTGGTGCTGAGTATTCTTGTACTCGTTTGTCAttatgcagaccggaatatgtttccctaaaacgtacgtttaaactgagaagcctgggaaatcgtcatttcagacacaagaggagaatgaactttcgcggttcgagtaGAAGCGTAAAAATATTCACtttcaattgatgtaaacatctttccgttccagtaagaaatgttcgatttataagcattcggaatctttcattttttcctgcatgttctgtgtttaggttttcattttaccccccatatactccggttagacgtagcccCACGTCAAAAGGTTTAGCGTAGGTATTCATTCTACCTGCACCTCCCCTAGCCAACTTATTGCATAAAGTTCTATAGCATCTGCTTGGGTCGGGCGCCACATAAATTCAGATTTTTATCTGACTGACCCGTTGCTTACTTGGAAAGAATTTATAATCGATCGAATCGTATCCCATTACGCTACTAGTTTGGGATTCCCGCTCAGCAGAATCTATTTCATTGCACTGGACAAAACGATTGATGAGGTAAGTGGCATTTGAACAATTGCGACCGCAAACAAatgaatcaatcaaatcaaaatgCTGTTTGCAGGAAAACAACGCTTGTGATGATGCGTAATATTTTGATTGTCTCCAATAATTTGCAAAGTTGGATATATTCCTGGGAACAAGAATAAACACACGAAAGGAGATGATGACATTACTCCACAACTCCTACGTTTGACTTGACATCAGCGTGGCATACAAAAGCTTACAATTATTAAACCAAAAAAGGTAAACATGAGTGCCCTAAAGAAGTAAAGGAAAGAGACGAAAAGACAGACAggtgcatttttgcattttattctGTGCACTTTTATACGCTCATTCTGCGGGAAAATATAATCAATccgaagcaaaatataaattgtGATGCATCTTCACGACAGATGTTACCTTTTACTTGTTTCACCAGACAGTTTAGATTTGCAGGGCACCAACAATCCGATGAACGTTTTTAACAGCCTGATGTTAGCCTTGATTAAATCCTATGCTTGGCTGCTTCAGTCACCTTCAGCGCTTATAATTATTCGATACTGGAGAACACACTCTCGGCAGTGAACAGAAAATAATAACTCCAACTTAGCTACTGTTTCACGTTTGCTTCACTTCCATCATTATTAGCATCACTTCGATGCTGCTTATTAATTCTTCACACAAACCGACCAACATATATCGAAACTAAACAATATATGCCTGCTGCGAGAAAATAGCTTCTCAAGGGCTCTTTCCCACCACTCCTCCGGGTACTGAGGCACATACAAAAATGGCTAAAGCGGATTCACTTCTTCGAATTTCCTTCTCTCATGATCAATTATTCCTCTGCAACCCACTTCACCATTCGACAACGCTTACTAAAGCACAGCACCACAATCTCCCCGATATCTTCTGTTTATCTTTTGTGGATAACGCAAATCAATCGCGTAGTTAGATCAGCTCGATCCGGGCGTCGACAAATGTCACAAATTTATGCCATTCAAAACTCGGCACAACTGAAAATAAACGAGCGGAGAAATAAACAGTAACGACCGAACCGAACGAACATCACGACCGCGATCGACTTTTTCGTCTGGCCAGTGGTAGCAGCTAACTCGCGTATGATTTGTGTGCTGCGATGGAACAGTTTTGTTGTTGATCGTGTTCGCACCCCGTCTTCTATGCGatggaatgaacaaacattGTTTCAAATCGATGGAAACATATGAGTACGAGCGAGAAAGAACGAGAGGTTGGTTCGCGTAATTTTGACACAGCTCTCGAAGCCGATTTGAAACCAGTCGACGATGAAATTTGTTGTCAGCGGTACGATACATCTAGAGATGCAATCGTTGCTTTGACAGTGGgtatgtgatgaaatatttcATCGACGCTGTTGTCGAGaaaatcaaggcgcctagaagtatacctaaggtgggccaacttgctaaatcCACTCTTCTGCCATCTTGgtagtctactgtgttttgtttgtaaacaaaacacaatacgcttatgcccaagctcgctcgtgattagtctgtctctttcacgcttcaaggaaataattccccttctgctttcgtccgtactgttttcatatactgctcccctaaccaacttagtgacgaaacgccttaggatatacttctaggcgcatTGGAGAAAATATCTTGCATTACTTTTGAAAAgatccaatgtaacatttacgtGCACTCGACAGAACACAAAGCCGAAGACCGTAACATTGTTTTTCCGCGATTTTTTTTAAGGAATCGATATTCATCACTTTTTTTTACCACCAGTAGTCAAtcataactctgaaaaaccaatcgtgacTGTTATTCCTCGATTTTagtttaaatttggaatttcggAACGAAAAATCTTATATTCAATGATTGAACGTTTGAACGTTGGATAAAATACGAAAATTGtacgaaattgcacaaagaacatactgaatgacgcttgggagtagcacaccattctcattgtgcaaattTCGGCGGTTCGAACTTTAAATGATCAATAACGATGCCGGACACGTCCTTACAGGGAAAAGGAAGTAATATTAGTGTATCATTCGCCGGCCGAAGACCAGAAAGATGGTCTCTATAGTGTGGTTCCCTAGCGGTTATCCTGAAAGGGATAGTTGTTTATGGTGAGAGGCAATAGTCAATAATTTATCGCATTAacttttgatcgaaatccaatcgcgacgacggagagttatctttgggaaatCTATATATCCTACGGAGGAAGAAATTgaagaattagaaaaaaaatataaggtaAAGAATTAACGAGTTAAAGAATTAAggaattaaataattaaaatattaaaaaactaAAGAATTGAGGAATTCAAAATTTGAGaattaaagaactaaagaaattaagaattaaagaattttaCTTTTCTTCTACAAAATATCTTTGTGCTCTCCTAAAACACTAAAATTGTGTTCTTTTTCCATGCCTGAAACGAAACAAAGTAAACCACCACCAAAcatcctcaaaaaaaaaacactacatAATCCACTGTAATTCGGAATTCAAAGAAAATATCATGTGTATTCGAAATCACAAGAATGAACGCGAGAATCGATCCAAATATGACATAAATCATCCTCCTGAATAAAACAAagagaaaaacaataattaaaaGAAGAAAGAGCGATGCAGCTAGGAAAAAGTGTTTAAAGGTGATCGTACACTGCTTGACCGGAGGTCAAAAACCCTACACACCCTGACAGACAAAGGTTGGTTGAATTTGGTACAGAAACTACATTGGATGTCATTTTTTCATTATCATTAGTGCCAAATAATCAGGTCAGTTTGAGGGACATGTCCAAAAAAAGTTTAAGcaaatacacacacatacaagaACTGAATATTTGCGTGTTTTAGTTTGTGTTAAATATATATGATCAGTACCATCAttcgatcaaattttatctgtcaaaaagtgtcaaacatTTACcctcggccaaacagtgtatgagcacatTAAGATTCGCAGTGTCTACTAAACAGAACAGGTAGGCAGAAAGAGTAGTGACATGAAGGAGAGATGTAGAATTTCtctaagacaagaccagacaatagggggtcgatttcggaccagcggctgattggtcaattctaaagggttgccaaaaatatttgaaaataaacttctacatTATGAACTCATGGTATGTATTCTCATACTAATTCACATTTTTGAGCACGAGTGCGAGTTTGTGTTTTAGAACTAGCAAGTTATCAATTTTATTGCTTTTTTCGGTAGCTTTATGttgaattaatgaaaatttttcaaGCTCCCAAAATGCCATAACCgacaaaaaatgaaaagtaaaggaagttgtatctttcgaaaaaaaattaaatattggaaTGTTTACGTAATAGAGAAAGAGAGTGAAAGAGTACCgaatgtttttatttgtttccatGATGTTCCATGAATGAAGccacaataagaaaaataatgagGATTCCATTAAAAAATGTGTAGCAGCAGGGATTTGCAACAGTATGAGCAAAACTTCATATGTAAGAGATGTTAAACggtgaaatatgaaaaaagcatAAATGATTTGGATCGAAGAATAAACTCAAGAGAGGGGCCCAGTTGGTACACGACAAGAAAATATCCAGTTATTGAATGcctaaaataattttattttatagaatatttcagaaaaaaataatgttatattCACGCTTATTCTGGAATTCATTTTGGTTTTAAATTCATTCGAATTTGTCAGTCCAATCAAGCTTAAATTTTGGATTCTGCAATCCGCTCGACTTAAATCCATCCGAGGAGCGCTAATGTGGCATACTTGCGTTGATGAAAATAAAAGTCCAAATAATTTTAAGTTGAACAGATTGCGGGATATGTTTGATTCCACGTCAAATGCAAAATTGCTTTCTGTTCGCATAAATTCTTGGTTTGATCGCATTCCAGAATAAATATAATTGTCGAGGCACATATCAACGAGATATGTTTGTTCGTGAGTATCGGAAACAGTTACATGACCTAAATGAGACAACTTTCGGACGATTGTTTGCGATCATTTCTTTTTGAGAAGATTGTTCTATAAGATTATTAGAATAAATTTAGTAACAAAATCTTTGTATCGAAATGCAACACTTGACGCAGATGAAGTATACATCCCTTGAAATATTTCCGAGTTGAACGCCATGTTGATATGCGCGAACTTTTTAGTACTgggtgaaaaattcaaatcgacCGTGTTCGGTCGAATTCCAGTTCAGCGCCCATTTGATCGTTCATCATTGCTTTTCTGTCTTTTTCGCCGTTGGGAATAATTTTTGCTTGAATCCTGCAAGCTGCCCAGAAGTTTTGCTCTTTTGTACTGTTGATTTGTGCTCCAGTCTCACGTTTGTGTATAGTTTGAAAgggaaaaaaattgcatttgcTGTGATTATcatttttagttttaaaaaGTGCAATTTGAGCTGAGAAGAGGTCGTTTGTGTGCGTGCGCGCTACTGTTATGATTTAACGCTCCTTCCCTGCCGGAAAACATTCGAGGCCGCGATATGGACGATCTGATGTGCAAATTTGACGAACTGATTCTGCAAACGATTGCGTCTGAAACGAAATTGGAGGAAGAGTTTCGGGTAAGCATTTTCGTTTTGCGGTACGGGAAGGGTGTTACGCCCTGGAACAGTGTTGAAACATCTGCCCATCAAGGATGTATTCTTATAGGAATACGGGACGAAATCTTAGCGTTGTATTTTTCCCCTAAGGGAGGGTGAAACTATTTTTCAGTGTTCACTTTAGAGCATGTTCAATCTTGTTTTCTTATCTGGAGATGTAAACATAACATGAGTTTGtaattctttttgtttttatttcgttttgtaGAAATCTACTCAAAAACTGAACGATCATGTTCTCCAATCGATTACTACCGGAACGCCTGTACAAAGCAAGAAGCGCCCGAAGCGATTGGACTCAATTAACGACAATGATCAGGATCAAGAGCACGAGTCTTCGACGACATCTGGCAGTAGCTCTCTCATTGGTCGAGCCAGTCACATGAAAAACAGTGTGCATGATCAACAATTACCGGCTGCGAATGCCAGTTGTGCTTCAGTGCCACTTCCGGTTGTAGAAAAAACAAAGGAGGCGAAAGAAAAAAGGTCCAGTTCTGCTCGACCTGCACGATCAGCCCGGACCAAGGCTTGtcaaaatttgaaggaaaaatcAGTGAAAGGAAAGTTACGACAACCGAGTATTGTGATTAAGCAGGAGCGTATTTCGGAGGCACGAAAAGAAGAGGATGAACCCATGGAAATGGACGTGGAAAATGATGCCAATGCTTTGAATGGAATAGAGCCActggaaaaacaaaagaaagcCGATAGAAGTAAATCGAACGATGAAGGATTTGGTAGCACAAACGAAAAGGAGAAAGAACCAGTGTATCCTCCATCGAGAGAAATGTCAATTGTAGTCGTACCACAGCCAATTCCGAAGGTTGAAGTTCTGTCCGACGATGAAGATGCCGGGAAAATGCCACCTCCCTCTATGCCTCCACCGTCGGTACCTGCTCCAAAAACAAAAGGACGCCCAAAAAAAACGGAGAAATCTAAAGCCAAGACTTCGAACGTAATTTCAATCAAACGCGAAAAAGATTTGGACGAATACTCGAGTTCTGCGGTGTCGTCCGCTGAATCGACCATATCGAACTCATCTACAAGAAGCTCTAGCCGCATTCGGAAGGAGTCTAAGGTAGAGGTGggaaaaatccgtgtaaaaacagaaaaactATCGACGGGTGAGATGGAGAACACAAACAGGTCGAATGTGGGAGGTAAACCTTCTTCAAGTAGTCCTACTCAGTCTGAAAAATCAGTTTACGAAGACGCTATTGAAGGCGACGCAATCATGAGGCCGTTAAATGTAGTGCTTAATAAAATACCTGTCGCTCAGGAGAACGAGAGAAACCAAACGTTTGCAATGGATAAAAACGGGACTTTCTCCGTCCAGGCATCAAACGGAACATTCGTTGTTCCCTCTCCTACTGGTATGGCAAACGGAACATTTAGCGTGAAGTCTCCCGAAAATGGAGCCAACGCTACATTTGATGTTCGCCAATTGCCGGGGGTAGAGAACAATACATTTGTAATGGAAAGCAAGAAAACCGCACAAGACCAGCGTGACCTGAGCATCATGACTGAGGATAATTCGCACATTGAGGAGAGCCCTGAGAAGCCACACGTTCCTGCAGCCAAGAAGCCACCGGTGTCTAAGAAACCTTCGGTAGCTacaaaaacaagcagcaagaaaaaaaatgagttgtTTAGTCTACAGAGTCCCATCAAGACTCGTATCGAAGCATTTGAGAAGGCTGCCGTGGGTTCTCCGGCCCAGATGCGAGgaggaacaaacaaaaatacgACCCCATCGCAGACGGCTCGGTTGCCTCCCAAAACTTCCACCACACCGTTGGCATCCCAAAGGTTTCCCTCAACATTCAAGTCAACCGGTCAGAATACTCCAACCACACAAAGTACGCTTCCCCCAAGCAAGGGCATATCATCTTCGGCCTCCAAGCTAGCCCATTTGCAGAAGAAACCAGCACTGGCGTCGGCAACGCTAACCAAATCCCAGAGTTTGTCTCGGGAACCCAGTATGGAGCGGTTGGGGACACTATCAGCAGCTTCGTCCAGTTCATCGCTGGCCATGgacgagaaaaaaaagaagcgCGAGGAAAAGCAAAGACTGGCCCAACAGCAGCGCGAGCAAATGGAGAAGGAAAAGCGTGAAAACGCCGAACGACTGCTGCGGGAGAAGGAGGAAAAGCACCGCAAACTGGTACAGGAGAAGGAGGAGAAACTGCGAGCCGAGCAGGTGAAGAAGGCGAAGAAAATGGAGGAATTCGAGAAGCGGCGGCATCTAGAGGAGTTGAATCAACGAATGCTGGCCGAACAAAGGGCCGAGCTACTAAAGCTGGAGCAGCAGCAGAGGTGAGTGGATTAGTTGTAAAACTTTGTGTTTTTCTATGTTGAACGGCCCAGTACCATGTTTTCATAAGTTTCCCGCAAAGTCAATGGAATAGCTTTGCTTTTGCATTCGAACAGACTTTCGcaacttttttcttttattatcttCAATGTTCTTTTCAAATCCAAATGTCTTTATGTCTCTTTTGTTCTACTCCTTCTCTGCGTTCAATTGTTGCTCTTTCAACTTTTAACTGTCAACTCTTCaatttctactctctactctacaAATACTTCTCTC
The Toxorhynchites rutilus septentrionalis strain SRP chromosome 2, ASM2978413v1, whole genome shotgun sequence genome window above contains:
- the LOC129765389 gene encoding inner centromere protein encodes the protein MDDLMCKFDELILQTIASETKLEEEFRKSTQKLNDHVLQSITTGTPVQSKKRPKRLDSINDNDQDQEHESSTTSGSSSLIGRASHMKNSVHDQQLPAANASCASVPLPVVEKTKEAKEKRSSSARPARSARTKACQNLKEKSVKGKLRQPSIVIKQERISEARKEEDEPMEMDVENDANALNGIEPLEKQKKADRSKSNDEGFGSTNEKEKEPVYPPSREMSIVVVPQPIPKVEVLSDDEDAGKMPPPSMPPPSVPAPKTKGRPKKTEKSKAKTSNVISIKREKDLDEYSSSAVSSAESTISNSSTRSSSRIRKESKVEVGKIRVKTEKLSTGEMENTNRSNVGGKPSSSSPTQSEKSVYEDAIEGDAIMRPLNVVLNKIPVAQENERNQTFAMDKNGTFSVQASNGTFVVPSPTGMANGTFSVKSPENGANATFDVRQLPGVENNTFVMESKKTAQDQRDLSIMTEDNSHIEESPEKPHVPAAKKPPVSKKPSVATKTSSKKKNELFSLQSPIKTRIEAFEKAAVGSPAQMRGGTNKNTTPSQTARLPPKTSTTPLASQRFPSTFKSTGQNTPTTQSTLPPSKGISSSASKLAHLQKKPALASATLTKSQSLSREPSMERLGTLSAASSSSSLAMDEKKKKREEKQRLAQQQREQMEKEKRENAERLLREKEEKHRKLVQEKEEKLRAEQVKKAKKMEEFEKRRHLEELNQRMLAEQRAELLKLEQQQRAEREQAELIKMNQAKESYEIKLHKQMYQQKMQTQQKLQHQAQQQQQLQLQLQMKKNKQSAAEKALFNFDMIQTDDSTDDESTNNKNNKRPPLPSWCSKGERLSAIRIQSEIKLKAIDQFFSVSPMTPDLREIFPAIDSRKLKRNSSAVWRTPPRYSQMPKY